A single region of the Enterobacter cloacae complex sp. R_G8 genome encodes:
- the apt gene encoding adenine phosphoribosyltransferase translates to MTATAQQLEYLKNSIKSIQDYPKPGILFRDVTSLLEDPKAYALSIELLVERYKNAGITKVVGTEARGFLFGAPVALAMGVGFVPVRKPRKLPRETIAESYELEYGTDQLEIHVDAIKPGDKVLVVDDLLATGGTIEATVKLIRRLGGEVTDAAFIINLFDLGGEQRLEKQGITSYSLVPFPGH, encoded by the coding sequence ATGACCGCAACTGCACAGCAGCTTGAATATCTGAAAAACAGCATCAAAAGCATCCAGGACTATCCAAAACCTGGCATTCTTTTCCGTGATGTCACCAGCTTGCTGGAAGACCCGAAAGCGTACGCCCTCAGCATTGAACTGCTGGTAGAGCGTTATAAAAACGCCGGGATCACCAAAGTAGTAGGTACCGAAGCCCGTGGCTTCCTGTTCGGCGCACCAGTGGCGCTGGCTATGGGCGTGGGTTTTGTGCCGGTGCGTAAACCGCGCAAACTGCCACGTGAAACCATCGCGGAGAGCTATGAGCTGGAATACGGCACCGATCAGCTGGAAATCCATGTTGATGCCATCAAGCCTGGCGACAAAGTGCTGGTGGTTGACGATCTGCTGGCAACCGGTGGCACCATCGAAGCGACCGTGAAGCTGATCCGTCGTCTGGGTGGTGAAGTGACCGATGCGGCATTCATCATCAACCTGTTCGATCTGGGCGGTGAACAGCGCCTGGAAAAACAGGGTATTACCAGCTACAGCCTGGTGCCATTCCCGGGTCACTGA
- a CDS encoding DUF454 family protein, translating into MQRTILIIIGWLAVVLGTLGVVLPLLPTTPFILLAAWCFARSSPRFHHWLLYRSWFGGYLRYWQKHRAMPPGAKPRAIAVILITFAISLWLVKMMWVRILLLIILSCLLIFMWRIPVVDEKQQKH; encoded by the coding sequence ATGCAGCGTACTATTTTAATCATCATTGGCTGGCTCGCGGTAGTGTTGGGCACGCTGGGCGTGGTTTTACCGCTTTTGCCCACGACGCCGTTTATTCTGCTGGCAGCCTGGTGTTTTGCCCGCTCATCTCCGCGTTTTCACCACTGGCTGCTGTATCGCTCGTGGTTTGGCGGGTACTTGCGCTACTGGCAAAAACACCGGGCCATGCCGCCTGGCGCAAAGCCGCGTGCGATTGCAGTCATCCTCATCACCTTCGCCATTTCATTATGGCTGGTGAAAATGATGTGGGTGCGGATCCTGCTGCTGATCATTCTCTCCTGCCTGCTTATCTTCATGTGGCGGATCCCCGTGGTTGATGAAAAGCAACAAAAGCACTGA
- the priC gene encoding primosomal replication protein N'', giving the protein MKIALLLETLQNQLIALRTQASPLMQHATLKPRFDRQLFHTRSTLMKDYLDEAQTNLDELHQAVNDGKHEQVAWLAEHLTSQITALHREIAAWPLRSWDSASPGLGKWQRKRLEHQEFERRLFEMKREREARLNNSETLEEQQILMREIDALEGRLVRCRQALEEIERVIERLTR; this is encoded by the coding sequence TTGAAAATAGCCCTGCTTTTAGAGACGCTGCAAAATCAGCTCATTGCCCTGCGCACGCAGGCGTCACCGCTGATGCAGCATGCGACGCTCAAACCACGCTTTGACCGGCAGTTATTTCATACCCGAAGTACACTGATGAAAGACTATCTTGACGAAGCGCAGACCAACCTCGATGAACTGCATCAGGCCGTGAATGACGGTAAACATGAGCAGGTGGCCTGGCTTGCGGAGCACCTCACCAGCCAGATCACCGCCCTGCACCGGGAGATCGCAGCCTGGCCCCTGCGCAGCTGGGACAGCGCGTCACCGGGCCTCGGAAAATGGCAGCGCAAACGGCTGGAGCACCAGGAGTTTGAACGCCGTCTGTTTGAGATGAAGCGCGAGCGGGAAGCGCGTCTGAACAACAGTGAAACGCTGGAAGAACAGCAGATACTAATGCGCGAGATTGACGCGCTGGAAGGACGTCTTGTCCGTTGCCGTCAGGCGCTGGAAGAGATAGAACGCGTGATTGAACGCCTGACCCGTTAA
- the mscK gene encoding mechanosensitive channel MscK, whose protein sequence is MLHTNRSQHPVFALLFATLFFFATAPLSWARADNGNDIPSRADVQSQLDTLNKQKDLTPQEKLIQQDLTETLESLDKIERVKAETTQLRQKVAQAPENMRKATDSLSALSDVDNDDETRKTLATLSLRQLESRVAQLLDDLQTAQSDLATYNSQLVSLQTQPERVQNAMYAASQQLQQIRNRLNGTTVGEGTLRPTQQTLLLVQQALLNAQIEQQRKSLEGNTVLQDTLQKQRDYVTANINRLEHQLQLLQEAVNSKRLTLTEKTAQEAVSPDETARIQANPLVKQELDANHQLSERLIQATESGNSLVQQNIKVKNWLDRALQSERNIKEQIAVLKGSLLLSRILYQQQQTLPSADELEDMTNRIADLRLEQFDVNQQRDALFQSDTFVAKIEEGHSSEVNPEVHDALLQVIDMRRELLDQLNKQLGNQLMMAINLQINQQQLVSVSKSLQEILTQQIFWVNSNKPMDWDWVKSFPETLKTQIKGMKITVNWEKAWPAVMIAFLAGLPLLLIAGLIRWRLGWLKNYQAKLASEVGQLRNDSQLHTPKAILIDLIRALPVCLIILAVGLILLTMQLNVSDLLWAFSKKLALFWLVFGVCWKVLEKDGVAVRHFNMPEQLTSHWRRQIVRISLALLPLHFWSVVSELSPLHLMDDVLGQLVILLNLLLIAILMWPMCRDSWRDKESHNLRLATVTVLAIIPLALMVLTATGYFYTTLRLSGRWIETVYLVIVWNLLYQTVLRGLSVAARRIAYRRAIARRQHQVKEGAEGAEPQEEPTIALEQVNQQTLRITMLVMIALFAVMFWAIWSDLITVFAYLDSITLWQYSGTEAGAAVMKSVTMGSLLFAVVSSMVAWALIRNLPGLLEVLVLSRLNLRQGASYAITTILNYVIIIVGAMTVFGSLGVSWDKLQWLAAALSVGLGFGLQEIFGNFVSGLIILFERPVRIGDTVTIGTFSGTVSKIRIRATTITDFDRKEVIIPNKAFVTERLINWSLSDTTTRVVIRLGVAYGSDLDKVKEVLLKAAKEHPKVMHEPAPDVFFTTFGPSTLDHELRLYVRELRDRSYTVDELNRSIDRLCRENNINIAFNQLEVHLHNEKGDEHTEVKREIKGDDPTPA, encoded by the coding sequence ATGCTGCACACCAATCGCTCGCAACATCCTGTATTTGCATTGCTCTTTGCGACGCTGTTTTTCTTCGCTACGGCCCCGCTTTCCTGGGCCCGCGCCGATAACGGCAATGACATCCCATCACGTGCTGATGTTCAGTCGCAACTCGACACCCTGAATAAACAAAAAGATCTCACGCCTCAGGAAAAACTCATCCAGCAGGACCTGACGGAAACGCTGGAATCGCTGGATAAAATTGAGCGCGTCAAGGCGGAAACCACCCAGCTTCGCCAGAAGGTGGCGCAGGCGCCTGAAAACATGCGCAAGGCAACGGATTCGCTGAGTGCCCTGAGCGATGTGGATAATGACGATGAAACGCGCAAAACGCTGGCAACGCTGTCGCTGCGTCAGCTGGAGTCGCGTGTCGCGCAACTGCTCGACGATCTGCAAACTGCACAGTCGGATCTCGCGACCTACAACAGCCAGCTTGTCTCACTGCAGACTCAGCCCGAACGCGTGCAAAACGCGATGTACGCCGCGTCTCAGCAGCTGCAGCAAATCCGCAACCGGCTGAACGGCACCACGGTGGGTGAAGGCACGCTGCGCCCGACGCAGCAAACGCTGCTGCTGGTTCAGCAGGCGTTACTCAATGCGCAAATCGAACAGCAGCGTAAAAGCCTGGAAGGGAATACGGTGCTGCAGGACACGCTGCAAAAACAGCGTGACTACGTGACTGCCAACATTAACCGCCTGGAACACCAGCTTCAGCTGCTGCAGGAGGCGGTGAACAGCAAGCGTCTGACGCTGACGGAAAAAACCGCCCAGGAGGCGGTATCGCCGGACGAAACCGCCCGTATTCAGGCCAATCCGCTGGTGAAGCAGGAGCTCGACGCGAACCATCAGTTGAGTGAGCGTCTGATTCAGGCGACCGAAAGCGGCAACTCGCTGGTTCAACAGAATATCAAAGTCAAAAACTGGCTGGACCGTGCGCTGCAGTCTGAACGCAACATCAAAGAGCAGATTGCGGTCCTGAAAGGCAGTCTTCTGCTGTCACGCATTCTCTACCAGCAACAGCAGACGCTGCCGTCCGCCGACGAGCTGGAGGACATGACCAACCGCATTGCCGATTTGCGTCTGGAACAGTTTGATGTCAACCAGCAACGCGACGCCCTTTTCCAGAGCGATACCTTTGTCGCCAAAATAGAAGAGGGCCACTCCAGCGAAGTGAACCCGGAAGTGCACGACGCGCTGTTGCAGGTAATCGATATGCGCCGAGAGCTCCTCGACCAGCTCAATAAACAGCTGGGTAACCAGCTGATGATGGCGATTAACCTGCAGATCAACCAGCAGCAATTGGTGAGCGTGTCTAAAAGTCTGCAGGAGATTTTGACCCAGCAGATTTTCTGGGTTAACAGCAACAAACCGATGGACTGGGACTGGGTTAAATCCTTCCCGGAGACGCTGAAAACGCAGATTAAGGGCATGAAAATCACCGTCAACTGGGAGAAAGCCTGGCCCGCGGTGATGATTGCCTTTCTGGCGGGATTACCGCTGTTACTGATTGCCGGCCTGATCCGCTGGCGTCTGGGTTGGCTGAAGAACTATCAGGCGAAGCTGGCGTCAGAAGTGGGGCAACTGCGCAACGATAGCCAACTCCATACGCCAAAAGCGATTCTGATCGATCTTATTCGTGCGCTGCCGGTGTGTCTGATCATTCTGGCGGTTGGCCTGATCCTGCTCACGATGCAGCTTAACGTCAGCGATTTGCTGTGGGCCTTCAGTAAAAAACTGGCGCTGTTCTGGCTGGTGTTTGGCGTGTGCTGGAAAGTGCTGGAAAAAGACGGCGTGGCGGTACGTCACTTCAACATGCCGGAACAACTGACCAGCCACTGGCGTCGTCAGATTGTCCGCATCAGCCTGGCGCTCCTGCCGCTGCACTTCTGGTCGGTGGTCTCGGAGCTTTCTCCGCTGCATCTGATGGATGACGTCCTGGGTCAGCTGGTCATTCTGCTGAACCTGCTGCTGATAGCCATTCTGATGTGGCCGATGTGTCGCGATAGCTGGCGTGATAAAGAGTCCCATAATCTTCGTCTGGCCACCGTCACGGTGCTGGCAATCATTCCGCTGGCGCTGATGGTGCTCACGGCGACGGGCTACTTCTATACCACGCTGCGCCTGTCCGGACGCTGGATCGAAACGGTCTATCTGGTGATCGTCTGGAATCTGCTCTATCAGACCGTGCTGCGTGGCCTGAGTGTGGCGGCTCGCCGTATCGCTTATCGTCGCGCCATCGCGCGTCGTCAGCATCAGGTGAAAGAGGGCGCTGAAGGGGCGGAGCCGCAGGAAGAGCCGACCATCGCGCTGGAGCAGGTTAACCAGCAGACGCTGCGTATCACCATGCTGGTGATGATCGCCCTGTTCGCGGTGATGTTCTGGGCTATCTGGTCTGATTTGATTACCGTCTTCGCTTATCTCGACAGTATCACCCTCTGGCAGTACAGCGGGACCGAAGCTGGCGCTGCGGTGATGAAGAGCGTCACCATGGGTAGCCTGCTGTTTGCGGTGGTGTCGTCGATGGTGGCCTGGGCGCTAATTCGAAACCTGCCGGGCCTGCTGGAAGTGCTGGTGCTGTCGCGCCTGAACCTGCGTCAGGGGGCCTCCTATGCCATTACCACCATCCTCAACTACGTCATTATTATTGTCGGGGCGATGACGGTCTTTGGCTCGCTCGGCGTGTCGTGGGATAAACTGCAGTGGCTGGCGGCAGCCCTCTCTGTGGGTCTCGGTTTTGGCCTGCAGGAGATTTTCGGTAACTTCGTTTCCGGCCTGATCATCCTGTTCGAACGTCCGGTGCGAATCGGCGATACGGTGACCATCGGGACCTTCTCCGGTACCGTCAGCAAGATCCGCATTCGTGCGACCACCATTACCGACTTCGATCGCAAAGAGGTGATCATCCCGAACAAAGCGTTCGTGACCGAGCGTCTGATCAACTGGTCGCTCTCTGATACGACAACGCGTGTGGTGATCCGCCTCGGCGTAGCCTACGGTTCGGATCTGGATAAGGTGAAAGAGGTATTGCTGAAGGCCGCAAAAGAGCATCCAAAGGTTATGCACGAGCCTGCGCCAGATGTCTTCTTCACCACCTTCGGGCCGAGTACGCTGGATCACGAGCTGCGTTTATACGTGCGTGAGCTTCGCGATCGCAGCTACACCGTGGATGAACTGAACCGCTCCATCGACCGTCTGTGCCGTGAAAACAATATCAATATTGCTTTCAACCAGCTTGAGGTTCACCTGCATAATGAGAAAGGTGACGAGCATACGGAAGTGAAGCGTGAGATTAAGGGTGACGATCCGACACCAGCCTAA
- the acrR gene encoding multidrug efflux transporter transcriptional repressor AcrR, which translates to MARKTKQQALETRQHILDVAIRLFSQQGVSSTSLAQIAQAAGVTRGAIYWHFKDKSDLFSEIWELSESSISDLESEYRAKFPDDPLSVLREILVYILEATVVEERRRLMMEIIFHKCEFVGEMAVVQQAQRSLSLESYDRIEQNLNQCMQAKLLPANLLTRRAAILMRSYISGLMENWLFAPQSFDLKAEARSYVAILLEMLQLCPTLRSGESSLPA; encoded by the coding sequence ATGGCACGAAAAACCAAACAACAAGCACTTGAAACCCGACAACACATTCTGGATGTGGCAATCCGTTTGTTTTCTCAGCAGGGTGTTTCGTCAACCTCGCTGGCTCAGATTGCTCAGGCCGCAGGTGTTACGCGGGGAGCGATTTACTGGCATTTTAAAGACAAGTCAGATCTGTTCAGTGAAATCTGGGAGCTTTCAGAGTCCAGCATTAGCGATCTCGAGAGTGAGTATCGGGCAAAATTCCCTGACGATCCACTCTCAGTATTAAGAGAAATATTAGTATATATCCTTGAAGCGACGGTAGTTGAAGAGCGTCGTCGGTTAATGATGGAAATTATTTTCCACAAATGTGAGTTCGTGGGAGAGATGGCTGTCGTGCAGCAGGCGCAACGCAGCCTTAGTCTGGAAAGCTATGACCGTATTGAACAGAACCTGAACCAGTGCATGCAGGCTAAACTGTTACCGGCCAATCTCCTGACCCGCCGGGCGGCTATTCTGATGCGCAGCTACATTTCGGGCCTGATGGAAAACTGGCTTTTTGCCCCGCAATCCTTTGACCTTAAAGCGGAAGCCCGCAGCTACGTGGCGATTTTACTGGAAATGTTGCAGCTTTGCCCGACGCTGCGCAGTGGCGAATCTTCACTGCCCGCCTGA
- the acrA gene encoding multidrug efflux RND transporter periplasmic adaptor subunit AcrA: MNKNRGLTPLAVVLMLSGSLALTGCDDKQAQQGAQQMPEVGVVTLKSEPLQITTELPGRTNAYRIAEVRPQVSGIILKRNFTEGGDVQAGESLYQIDPATYQASYESAKGDLAKAEAAAKISQLTLNRYKKLLGTQYISQQDYDTALADAQQANAAVVAAKAAVETARINLAYTKVTSPISGRIGKSSVTEGALVQNGQATALATVQQLDPIYVDVTQSSNDFLRLKQELANGTLKQENGKAKVELVTNDGIKYPQAGTLEFSDVTVDQTTGSITLRAIFPNPDHTLLPGMFVRARLEEGTNPTALLVPQQGVTRTPRGDASALVVGAGDKVETRNITATQAIGDKWLVTEGLKDGDRVIVTGLQKVRPGAQVKAQEVKSDDKQQASAAGQSEQTKS; encoded by the coding sequence ATGAACAAAAACAGAGGGTTAACGCCTCTGGCGGTCGTTCTGATGCTCTCAGGCAGCTTAGCGCTTACAGGATGTGACGACAAACAGGCTCAACAAGGAGCGCAGCAGATGCCGGAAGTTGGCGTTGTGACGCTCAAATCCGAACCTCTCCAGATCACCACCGAATTACCTGGCCGTACAAATGCGTATCGTATTGCGGAAGTTCGTCCTCAGGTGAGCGGCATTATCCTGAAACGTAACTTCACCGAAGGCGGCGATGTGCAAGCCGGTGAGTCTCTGTATCAGATTGATCCTGCAACCTATCAGGCGTCTTATGAAAGTGCGAAAGGCGACCTGGCGAAAGCGGAAGCGGCGGCCAAAATCTCTCAGTTGACGTTGAATCGTTACAAAAAACTGCTCGGTACGCAGTACATCAGCCAACAGGATTACGACACTGCTCTGGCGGATGCACAGCAGGCTAACGCGGCCGTCGTGGCAGCGAAAGCGGCTGTCGAAACCGCGCGCATCAACCTGGCCTATACCAAAGTGACCTCCCCTATCAGCGGTCGTATTGGTAAATCTTCCGTCACGGAAGGGGCTCTGGTGCAGAACGGTCAGGCCACGGCACTGGCTACCGTGCAGCAGCTTGATCCGATCTACGTAGACGTGACGCAGTCCAGCAACGATTTCCTGCGCCTGAAACAGGAGCTGGCAAACGGCACCCTGAAGCAGGAAAACGGCAAAGCCAAAGTGGAGCTGGTGACCAACGACGGCATCAAATACCCGCAGGCAGGTACGCTGGAATTCTCTGATGTGACGGTCGACCAGACCACCGGTTCCATTACCTTACGTGCGATTTTCCCGAACCCTGACCACACCCTGTTGCCAGGTATGTTCGTTCGCGCCCGTCTGGAAGAAGGAACGAATCCAACCGCACTTCTGGTTCCACAGCAGGGTGTGACCCGTACGCCACGCGGCGATGCGAGCGCACTGGTTGTGGGTGCCGGTGACAAAGTCGAAACGCGCAATATCACTGCAACGCAGGCGATTGGCGATAAATGGCTGGTGACGGAAGGTCTGAAAGATGGCGATCGCGTGATTGTTACTGGTTTGCAAAAAGTTCGTCCTGGCGCTCAGGTAAAAGCACAGGAAGTGAAGTCTGACGATAAACAACAAGCTTCGGCCGCTGGCCAGTCAGAACAAACCAAGTCTTAA
- the acrB gene encoding multidrug efflux RND transporter permease subunit AcrB, giving the protein MPNFFIDRPIFAWVIAIIIMLAGGLAILKLPVAQYPTIAPPAVTISATYPGADAKTVQDTVTQVIEQNMNGIDNLMYMSSNSDSTGTVQITLTFESGTDADIAQVQVQNKLQLAMPLLPQEVQQQGVSVEKSSSSFLMVVGVINTNGTMTQEDISDYVGANMKDAISRTSGVGDVQLFGSQYAMRIWMDPNKLNNFQLTPVDVINAIKAQNAQVAAGQLGGTPPVKGQQLNASIIAQTRLTSADEFSKILLKVNQDGSQVRLRDVAKVELGGENYDIIAKFNGKPASGLGIKLATGANALDTATAIRAELKKMEPFFPSGLKIVYPYDTTPFVKISIHEVVKTLVEAIILVFLVMYLFLQNFRATLIPTIAVPVVLLGTFAILAIFGYSINTLTMFGMVLAIGLLVDDAIVVVENVERVMAEEGLPPKEATRKSMGQIQGALVGIAMVLSAVFIPMAFFGGSTGAIYRQFSITIVSAMALSVLVALILTPALCATMLKPVQKGGHGEHKGFFGWFNRMFDKSTHHYTDSVGNILRSTGRYLLLYIIIVVGMAYLFVRLPSSFLPDEDQGVFLTMAQLPAGASQERTQKVLDEVTDYYLTKEKANVESVFAVNGFGFAGRGQNTGIAFVSLKDWSERPGEENKVEAITGRAMGTFSQIKDAMVFAFNLPAIVELGTATGFDFQLIDQGGLGHEKLTQARNQLFGEVAKHPDLLVGVRPNGLEDTPQYKIDIDQEKAQALGVSISDINTTLGAAWGGSYVNDFIDRGRVKKVYVMSEAQYRMLPNDINNWYVRGSNGQMVPFSAFSTSRWEYGSPRLERYNGLPSMEILGQAAPGRSTGEAMNLMEELASKLPAGIGYDWTGMSYQERLSGNQAPALYAISLIVVFLCLAALYESWSIPFSVMLVVPLGVIGALLAATFRGLTNDVYFQVGLLTTIGLSAKNAILIVEFAKDLMEKEGKGLIEATLEAVRMRLRPILMTSLAFILGVLPLVISSGAGSGAQNAVGTGVMGGMITATVLAIFFVPVFFVVVRRRFSRKNEDIEHSHSVEPH; this is encoded by the coding sequence ATGCCTAATTTCTTTATCGATCGCCCCATATTCGCATGGGTGATCGCCATTATTATCATGCTGGCCGGGGGACTTGCGATCCTGAAGCTGCCTGTTGCGCAATATCCGACCATTGCGCCACCGGCGGTGACGATCTCCGCAACCTACCCGGGGGCTGATGCGAAAACGGTGCAGGATACCGTTACGCAGGTTATCGAACAGAACATGAACGGTATCGATAACCTGATGTACATGTCCTCAAACAGTGACTCCACCGGTACGGTCCAGATCACCCTGACCTTCGAGTCAGGTACCGATGCGGACATCGCGCAGGTGCAGGTGCAGAACAAACTGCAGCTGGCGATGCCACTGCTGCCGCAGGAAGTACAACAGCAGGGTGTGAGCGTCGAGAAATCGTCCAGTAGCTTCCTGATGGTTGTTGGCGTTATCAATACCAACGGCACCATGACGCAGGAGGATATTTCCGACTACGTGGGCGCCAACATGAAGGACGCCATCAGCCGTACTTCCGGTGTGGGTGACGTTCAGCTGTTCGGTTCCCAGTACGCGATGCGTATCTGGATGGATCCGAACAAACTGAACAACTTCCAGCTGACGCCGGTTGACGTCATCAACGCCATTAAAGCGCAGAACGCCCAGGTGGCAGCCGGTCAGTTAGGCGGTACACCGCCGGTGAAAGGCCAGCAGCTTAACGCGTCTATCATCGCGCAGACCCGTCTGACCTCCGCCGATGAGTTCAGCAAAATTCTGTTGAAAGTGAATCAGGACGGTTCGCAGGTTCGCCTGCGTGACGTGGCAAAAGTGGAACTGGGTGGCGAAAACTACGACATCATTGCGAAGTTTAACGGCAAACCGGCTTCCGGTCTGGGTATCAAACTGGCGACCGGTGCTAACGCCCTGGACACCGCAACGGCTATCCGTGCAGAGCTGAAGAAGATGGAACCGTTCTTCCCGTCAGGTCTGAAGATCGTTTATCCCTATGACACCACGCCGTTCGTTAAAATTTCGATTCACGAAGTGGTTAAAACCCTGGTAGAAGCGATCATCCTCGTCTTCCTGGTGATGTATCTGTTCCTGCAGAACTTCCGCGCGACGTTGATCCCAACCATCGCCGTACCGGTCGTCCTGCTCGGAACCTTCGCCATACTGGCGATATTTGGCTACTCGATAAATACCCTGACGATGTTCGGGATGGTGCTCGCCATCGGCTTGCTCGTGGATGACGCCATCGTGGTCGTAGAAAACGTCGAGCGTGTTATGGCGGAAGAAGGTCTGCCGCCGAAGGAAGCAACCCGTAAATCCATGGGTCAGATCCAGGGCGCGCTGGTCGGTATCGCGATGGTGCTGTCCGCGGTATTTATTCCGATGGCCTTCTTCGGGGGCTCTACCGGTGCGATTTACCGTCAGTTCTCCATCACCATTGTTTCTGCAATGGCGCTGTCGGTACTGGTGGCGTTGATCCTGACGCCAGCGCTGTGTGCCACCATGCTGAAACCGGTTCAGAAAGGCGGTCACGGCGAGCATAAAGGGTTCTTCGGCTGGTTTAACCGCATGTTTGATAAGAGCACGCACCACTACACCGACAGCGTAGGCAACATTCTGCGCAGCACCGGTCGTTATCTGCTGCTCTATATCATCATCGTGGTCGGCATGGCCTATCTGTTCGTGCGTCTGCCAAGTTCGTTCCTGCCTGATGAAGACCAGGGCGTGTTCCTGACGATGGCGCAGCTTCCGGCGGGTGCATCGCAAGAGCGTACCCAGAAAGTGCTGGATGAAGTGACGGACTACTACCTCACCAAAGAAAAAGCGAACGTTGAATCGGTGTTTGCGGTTAACGGCTTTGGCTTTGCGGGTCGCGGTCAGAACACCGGTATTGCCTTCGTCTCTCTGAAAGACTGGTCTGAACGTCCGGGCGAAGAGAATAAGGTGGAGGCTATCACCGGCCGTGCAATGGGCACCTTCTCGCAGATAAAAGATGCGATGGTCTTCGCCTTTAACCTGCCAGCGATTGTTGAACTGGGTACCGCGACCGGTTTCGACTTCCAGCTGATTGACCAGGGCGGTCTGGGCCACGAAAAACTGACTCAGGCGCGTAACCAGCTGTTTGGTGAAGTGGCTAAACACCCTGACCTGCTGGTCGGCGTGCGTCCTAACGGTCTGGAAGATACGCCGCAGTACAAGATCGACATCGATCAGGAGAAAGCGCAGGCGCTGGGTGTGTCCATCAGCGACATCAATACCACACTGGGCGCAGCCTGGGGCGGTAGCTACGTTAACGACTTCATCGACCGCGGTCGTGTGAAGAAAGTGTACGTGATGTCAGAGGCGCAATACCGTATGTTGCCGAACGATATCAACAACTGGTACGTTCGCGGCAGCAATGGTCAGATGGTGCCATTCTCGGCCTTCTCTACCTCGCGCTGGGAATACGGTTCACCGCGTCTGGAACGTTATAACGGGCTTCCATCCATGGAAATTCTGGGTCAGGCCGCACCGGGTCGAAGCACCGGTGAAGCCATGAACCTGATGGAAGAATTAGCCAGCAAACTGCCTGCGGGTATTGGCTATGACTGGACCGGTATGTCCTATCAGGAACGTCTGTCCGGTAACCAGGCCCCTGCCCTGTACGCCATTTCACTGATTGTGGTGTTCCTGTGTCTGGCGGCACTGTATGAGAGCTGGTCAATTCCGTTCTCCGTTATGCTGGTGGTGCCATTGGGGGTTATCGGTGCGCTGCTGGCCGCAACGTTCCGTGGGCTGACCAACGACGTGTACTTCCAGGTAGGCCTGCTGACAACCATTGGCTTGTCGGCGAAGAACGCGATACTTATCGTTGAATTCGCCAAAGATCTGATGGAGAAAGAAGGCAAAGGCCTGATCGAGGCCACGCTTGAAGCCGTTCGCATGCGTCTGCGCCCTATTCTGATGACGTCATTGGCATTTATCCTTGGGGTACTGCCGCTGGTTATCAGCTCTGGTGCGGGTTCCGGTGCACAGAACGCGGTAGGTACAGGTGTAATGGGCGGTATGATCACCGCGACCGTACTGGCTATCTTCTTCGTACCGGTATTCTTCGTGGTGGTTCGCCGCCGCTTCAGCCGGAAGAATGAAGATATTGAGCACAGTCATTCGGTAGAACCTCACTGA
- the tomB gene encoding Hha toxicity modulator TomB, producing MDEYSPKRHDIAQLKFLCESLYHDCLANLDESNHGWVNDPTSAINLQLNELIEHIATFALNYKIKYNEDNKLIEQIDEYLDDTFMLFSSYGINAQDLQKWRKSGNRLFRCFVNVSRANPVSLSC from the coding sequence ATGGACGAGTACTCGCCAAAAAGGCATGATATCGCGCAGTTGAAATTTCTCTGCGAATCCTTGTACCATGACTGCCTTGCCAATCTTGATGAAAGTAATCATGGCTGGGTGAACGATCCAACGTCTGCCATCAATTTACAATTGAATGAGTTGATAGAGCATATCGCGACCTTCGCACTTAATTATAAAATTAAGTACAATGAAGATAATAAGCTGATTGAGCAAATTGACGAATACCTGGATGACACCTTTATGTTGTTCAGCAGCTACGGCATTAACGCACAGGATTTGCAGAAATGGCGTAAATCTGGAAACCGGCTATTCCGTTGTTTCGTCAACGTGAGCAGAGCTAACCCGGTTAGCCTTTCCTGTTAA
- a CDS encoding HHA domain-containing protein has protein sequence MSDKPLTKTDYLMRLRRCQSIDTLERVIEKNKYELSDNELTVFYSAADHRLAELTMNKLYDKIPPSVWKFVR, from the coding sequence ATGTCTGATAAACCACTCACAAAAACCGATTATTTGATGCGCTTACGACGCTGTCAATCAATTGACACGCTCGAACGTGTTATTGAAAAAAATAAATACGAGCTTTCTGATAATGAACTGACTGTATTTTATTCTGCGGCGGACCACCGTCTTGCTGAGCTGACCATGAATAAACTGTATGACAAAATCCCCCCTTCCGTGTGGAAATTTGTCCGTTAA